A single genomic interval of Lathyrus oleraceus cultivar Zhongwan6 chromosome 7, CAAS_Psat_ZW6_1.0, whole genome shotgun sequence harbors:
- the LOC127101200 gene encoding probable receptor-like protein kinase At1g49730 isoform X2: MFLYKFPSFLGLLHFLGMHLPLLMADCPLDFTASNFTLASSLCSDPGERGKCCRYINANIAISVARFANATSNLGVPLNTSDICLQTISHTLQRYGVPQLATVFCGFGTKIRVNYECKGRTSVMQMLQSPRYVDVTKHCKVPLGKESNCKKCLNASIGYLHHLGIEDNITLSTCRDASFTALASQVDEKHTTDIASCFFGVQGLLGPPVTAIAFVMLIVLIVLIRQKSRELDEPDNVGKPHSKTLPSMPTWKFQEGSSSMFRKFNFKEIKKATEGFSTVIGQGGFGTVYKAHFTDGQVVAVKQMNRVSEQGEEDFCREIELLARLHHRHLVALRGFCINKQERFLLYEYMGNGSLKDHLHSPGKSPLSWRTRIQIAIDVANALEYLHFYCDPPLCHGDIKSSNTLLNQNFVAKIADFGLAQASKDGSVCFEPVNTEIWGTPGYMDPEYVVTQELTEKSDIYSFGVLLLEIVTGRRAIQDNKNLVEWAKPYMEFETRLLELVDPNVRESFDLDQLQTVISIVGWCTQREGRARPSIKQVLRLLYETSEPMHSEFLQAVEDEGNQGNEQRGRRSKGKMLRNEGNFNSGDGRYLASSSSTSRSYCSRSFLLESGSQLSSPNINSV; this comes from the exons ATGTTTCTCTACAAATTTCCCTCTTTCTTGGGATTGTTGCATTTTCTTGGAATGCACCTCCCTCTCCTAATGGCTG ATTGCCCTTTGGATTTTACTGCTTCAAACTTTACGTTGGCATCCTCTCTATGCTCTGACCCAGGTGAGCGAGGGAAATGTTGCCGCTACATTAATGCTAATATTGCGATTTCTGTTGCTCGTTTTGCTAATGCAACAAGCAACCTAGGGGTTCCTCTAAATACCTCTGATATCTGCCTCCAAACCATATCTCATACCCTGCAACGTTACGGGGTTCCACAACTTGCAACAGTTTTCTGTGGATTTGGGACAAAAATTCGTGTTAATTATGAATGCAAGGGTCGAACTAGTGTCATGCAGATGCTGCAATCTCCCAGATATGTAGACGTCACAAAGCATTGCAAAGTGCCACTTGGAAAGGAAAGTAATTGTAAGAAGTGCTTAAACGCCAGCATTGGTTATCTGCATCATTTGGGAATTGAAGATAATATTACATTGAGTACATGTCGTGATGCCTCTTTTACTGCACTAGCAAGCCAAGTTGATGAGAAGCATACTACTGATATTGCAAGTTGTTTCTTTGGCGTTCAAGGACTTCTCGGGCCTCCTG TTACCGCTATTGCTTTTGTGATGCTAATAGTCTTGATAGTTCTAATTCGCCAAAAGAGCAGAGAGCTAGATGAGCCTGATAACGTTGGTAAACCCCATTCAAAAACCTTACCTTCTATGCCAACATGGAAATTCCAGGAAG GCTCTTCATCTATGTTTCGAAAGTTCAATTTCAAAGAGATAAAGAAAGCAACAGAGGGGTTTAGCACCGTCATTGGCCAAGGGGGATTCGGAACAGTATATAAAGCTCATTTTACTGATGGTCAAGTTGTAGCAGTAAAGCAGATGAACAGAGTCTCGGAACAGGGAGAGGAAGACTTCTGCAGAGAAATTGAGCTTCTTGCTCGGCTGCACCATCGGCATCTTGTTGCGTTACGAGGCTTTTGCATAAATAAACAAGAGAG GTTTCTGTTATATGAGTACATGGGAAATGGAAGCTTAAAAGATCATCTTCATT CCCCTGGTAAATCACCATTAAGTTGGCGAACTAGAATCCAAATTGCCATTGATGTAGCTAATGCATTG GAGTACCTTCATTTCTATTGTGATCCTCCTCTGTGTCACGGAGATATCAAATCTAGCAACACTTTACTGAACCAGAACTTTGTTGCTAAG ATAGCTGATTTTGGCCTTGCACAAGCTTCTAAAGATGGTTCGGTATGCTTTGAACCTGTGAACACCGAAATCTGGGGAACTCCAG GTTATATGGATCCGGAATATGTTGTTACTCAAGAGCTCACCGAGAAAAGCGATATATACAGTTTTGGGGTGTTACTACTGGAAATTGTGACAGGAAGAAGAGCTATACAAGATAACAAGAATTTGGTAGAATGGGCCAAACCATACATGGAATTTGAAACTAGATTATTAGAGCTAGTAGATCCTAATGTGAGGGAATCTTTTGACTTGGATCAGCTTCAAACAGTAATATCTATAGTAGGATGGTGCACACAGAGAGAAGGAAGGGCAAGGCCTTCAATAAAACAAGTCCTCAGGCTTCTGTATGAAACATCAGAACCAATGCACAGTGAGTTTCTACAAGCTGTTGAAGATGAAGGGAATCAGGGAAATGAGCAGAGAGGAAGAAGAAGCAAAGGGAAAATGCTCAGAAATGAAGGAAACTTTAACAGCGGAGATGGAAGATATCTAGCTTCGTCTTCGAGTACATCTCGGTCATATTGTAGTAGAAGTTTCTTACTAGAATCTGGGTCTCAGCTGTCGTCACCAAATATAAATTCAGTCTGA
- the LOC127101200 gene encoding probable receptor-like protein kinase At1g49730 isoform X1, with protein sequence MFLYKFPSFLGLLHFLGMHLPLLMADCPLDFTASNFTLASSLCSDPGERGKCCRYINANIAISVARFANATSNLGVPLNTSDICLQTISHTLQRYGVPQLATVFCGFGTKIRVNYECKGRTSVMQMLQSPRYVDVTKHCKVPLGKESNCKKCLNASIGYLHHLGIEDNITLSTCRDASFTALASQVDEKHTTDIASCFFGVQGLLGPPVSESSPLPAPEVSPSPLVAADSPSQLLSLPSKGKHHSYHLTLVPCIAIAVTAIAFVMLIVLIVLIRQKSRELDEPDNVGKPHSKTLPSMPTWKFQEGSSSMFRKFNFKEIKKATEGFSTVIGQGGFGTVYKAHFTDGQVVAVKQMNRVSEQGEEDFCREIELLARLHHRHLVALRGFCINKQERFLLYEYMGNGSLKDHLHSPGKSPLSWRTRIQIAIDVANALEYLHFYCDPPLCHGDIKSSNTLLNQNFVAKIADFGLAQASKDGSVCFEPVNTEIWGTPGYMDPEYVVTQELTEKSDIYSFGVLLLEIVTGRRAIQDNKNLVEWAKPYMEFETRLLELVDPNVRESFDLDQLQTVISIVGWCTQREGRARPSIKQVLRLLYETSEPMHSEFLQAVEDEGNQGNEQRGRRSKGKMLRNEGNFNSGDGRYLASSSSTSRSYCSRSFLLESGSQLSSPNINSV encoded by the exons ATGTTTCTCTACAAATTTCCCTCTTTCTTGGGATTGTTGCATTTTCTTGGAATGCACCTCCCTCTCCTAATGGCTG ATTGCCCTTTGGATTTTACTGCTTCAAACTTTACGTTGGCATCCTCTCTATGCTCTGACCCAGGTGAGCGAGGGAAATGTTGCCGCTACATTAATGCTAATATTGCGATTTCTGTTGCTCGTTTTGCTAATGCAACAAGCAACCTAGGGGTTCCTCTAAATACCTCTGATATCTGCCTCCAAACCATATCTCATACCCTGCAACGTTACGGGGTTCCACAACTTGCAACAGTTTTCTGTGGATTTGGGACAAAAATTCGTGTTAATTATGAATGCAAGGGTCGAACTAGTGTCATGCAGATGCTGCAATCTCCCAGATATGTAGACGTCACAAAGCATTGCAAAGTGCCACTTGGAAAGGAAAGTAATTGTAAGAAGTGCTTAAACGCCAGCATTGGTTATCTGCATCATTTGGGAATTGAAGATAATATTACATTGAGTACATGTCGTGATGCCTCTTTTACTGCACTAGCAAGCCAAGTTGATGAGAAGCATACTACTGATATTGCAAGTTGTTTCTTTGGCGTTCAAGGACTTCTCGGGCCTCCTG TTTCAGAATCATCCCCATTACCTGCTCCTGAGGTTTCTCCAAGTCCACTGGTTGCTGCTGATAGCCCAAGTCAACTATTAAGTCTACCTTCTAAGGGAAAACACCATTCATATCACTTGACATTAGTTCCATGTATTGCTATTGCAGTTACCGCTATTGCTTTTGTGATGCTAATAGTCTTGATAGTTCTAATTCGCCAAAAGAGCAGAGAGCTAGATGAGCCTGATAACGTTGGTAAACCCCATTCAAAAACCTTACCTTCTATGCCAACATGGAAATTCCAGGAAG GCTCTTCATCTATGTTTCGAAAGTTCAATTTCAAAGAGATAAAGAAAGCAACAGAGGGGTTTAGCACCGTCATTGGCCAAGGGGGATTCGGAACAGTATATAAAGCTCATTTTACTGATGGTCAAGTTGTAGCAGTAAAGCAGATGAACAGAGTCTCGGAACAGGGAGAGGAAGACTTCTGCAGAGAAATTGAGCTTCTTGCTCGGCTGCACCATCGGCATCTTGTTGCGTTACGAGGCTTTTGCATAAATAAACAAGAGAG GTTTCTGTTATATGAGTACATGGGAAATGGAAGCTTAAAAGATCATCTTCATT CCCCTGGTAAATCACCATTAAGTTGGCGAACTAGAATCCAAATTGCCATTGATGTAGCTAATGCATTG GAGTACCTTCATTTCTATTGTGATCCTCCTCTGTGTCACGGAGATATCAAATCTAGCAACACTTTACTGAACCAGAACTTTGTTGCTAAG ATAGCTGATTTTGGCCTTGCACAAGCTTCTAAAGATGGTTCGGTATGCTTTGAACCTGTGAACACCGAAATCTGGGGAACTCCAG GTTATATGGATCCGGAATATGTTGTTACTCAAGAGCTCACCGAGAAAAGCGATATATACAGTTTTGGGGTGTTACTACTGGAAATTGTGACAGGAAGAAGAGCTATACAAGATAACAAGAATTTGGTAGAATGGGCCAAACCATACATGGAATTTGAAACTAGATTATTAGAGCTAGTAGATCCTAATGTGAGGGAATCTTTTGACTTGGATCAGCTTCAAACAGTAATATCTATAGTAGGATGGTGCACACAGAGAGAAGGAAGGGCAAGGCCTTCAATAAAACAAGTCCTCAGGCTTCTGTATGAAACATCAGAACCAATGCACAGTGAGTTTCTACAAGCTGTTGAAGATGAAGGGAATCAGGGAAATGAGCAGAGAGGAAGAAGAAGCAAAGGGAAAATGCTCAGAAATGAAGGAAACTTTAACAGCGGAGATGGAAGATATCTAGCTTCGTCTTCGAGTACATCTCGGTCATATTGTAGTAGAAGTTTCTTACTAGAATCTGGGTCTCAGCTGTCGTCACCAAATATAAATTCAGTCTGA
- the LOC127101200 gene encoding probable receptor-like protein kinase At1g49730 isoform X3 encodes MQMLQSPRYVDVTKHCKVPLGKESNCKKCLNASIGYLHHLGIEDNITLSTCRDASFTALASQVDEKHTTDIASCFFGVQGLLGPPVSESSPLPAPEVSPSPLVAADSPSQLLSLPSKGKHHSYHLTLVPCIAIAVTAIAFVMLIVLIVLIRQKSRELDEPDNVGKPHSKTLPSMPTWKFQEGSSSMFRKFNFKEIKKATEGFSTVIGQGGFGTVYKAHFTDGQVVAVKQMNRVSEQGEEDFCREIELLARLHHRHLVALRGFCINKQERFLLYEYMGNGSLKDHLHSPGKSPLSWRTRIQIAIDVANALEYLHFYCDPPLCHGDIKSSNTLLNQNFVAKIADFGLAQASKDGSVCFEPVNTEIWGTPGYMDPEYVVTQELTEKSDIYSFGVLLLEIVTGRRAIQDNKNLVEWAKPYMEFETRLLELVDPNVRESFDLDQLQTVISIVGWCTQREGRARPSIKQVLRLLYETSEPMHSEFLQAVEDEGNQGNEQRGRRSKGKMLRNEGNFNSGDGRYLASSSSTSRSYCSRSFLLESGSQLSSPNINSV; translated from the exons ATGCAGATGCTGCAATCTCCCAGATATGTAGACGTCACAAAGCATTGCAAAGTGCCACTTGGAAAGGAAAGTAATTGTAAGAAGTGCTTAAACGCCAGCATTGGTTATCTGCATCATTTGGGAATTGAAGATAATATTACATTGAGTACATGTCGTGATGCCTCTTTTACTGCACTAGCAAGCCAAGTTGATGAGAAGCATACTACTGATATTGCAAGTTGTTTCTTTGGCGTTCAAGGACTTCTCGGGCCTCCTG TTTCAGAATCATCCCCATTACCTGCTCCTGAGGTTTCTCCAAGTCCACTGGTTGCTGCTGATAGCCCAAGTCAACTATTAAGTCTACCTTCTAAGGGAAAACACCATTCATATCACTTGACATTAGTTCCATGTATTGCTATTGCAGTTACCGCTATTGCTTTTGTGATGCTAATAGTCTTGATAGTTCTAATTCGCCAAAAGAGCAGAGAGCTAGATGAGCCTGATAACGTTGGTAAACCCCATTCAAAAACCTTACCTTCTATGCCAACATGGAAATTCCAGGAAG GCTCTTCATCTATGTTTCGAAAGTTCAATTTCAAAGAGATAAAGAAAGCAACAGAGGGGTTTAGCACCGTCATTGGCCAAGGGGGATTCGGAACAGTATATAAAGCTCATTTTACTGATGGTCAAGTTGTAGCAGTAAAGCAGATGAACAGAGTCTCGGAACAGGGAGAGGAAGACTTCTGCAGAGAAATTGAGCTTCTTGCTCGGCTGCACCATCGGCATCTTGTTGCGTTACGAGGCTTTTGCATAAATAAACAAGAGAG GTTTCTGTTATATGAGTACATGGGAAATGGAAGCTTAAAAGATCATCTTCATT CCCCTGGTAAATCACCATTAAGTTGGCGAACTAGAATCCAAATTGCCATTGATGTAGCTAATGCATTG GAGTACCTTCATTTCTATTGTGATCCTCCTCTGTGTCACGGAGATATCAAATCTAGCAACACTTTACTGAACCAGAACTTTGTTGCTAAG ATAGCTGATTTTGGCCTTGCACAAGCTTCTAAAGATGGTTCGGTATGCTTTGAACCTGTGAACACCGAAATCTGGGGAACTCCAG GTTATATGGATCCGGAATATGTTGTTACTCAAGAGCTCACCGAGAAAAGCGATATATACAGTTTTGGGGTGTTACTACTGGAAATTGTGACAGGAAGAAGAGCTATACAAGATAACAAGAATTTGGTAGAATGGGCCAAACCATACATGGAATTTGAAACTAGATTATTAGAGCTAGTAGATCCTAATGTGAGGGAATCTTTTGACTTGGATCAGCTTCAAACAGTAATATCTATAGTAGGATGGTGCACACAGAGAGAAGGAAGGGCAAGGCCTTCAATAAAACAAGTCCTCAGGCTTCTGTATGAAACATCAGAACCAATGCACAGTGAGTTTCTACAAGCTGTTGAAGATGAAGGGAATCAGGGAAATGAGCAGAGAGGAAGAAGAAGCAAAGGGAAAATGCTCAGAAATGAAGGAAACTTTAACAGCGGAGATGGAAGATATCTAGCTTCGTCTTCGAGTACATCTCGGTCATATTGTAGTAGAAGTTTCTTACTAGAATCTGGGTCTCAGCTGTCGTCACCAAATATAAATTCAGTCTGA